One Seriola aureovittata isolate HTS-2021-v1 ecotype China chromosome 3, ASM2101889v1, whole genome shotgun sequence genomic window, TGCAGCCTTCAAGCTTGTGAAAGACCTTTCAGCAACATTCAGCACTGCTCCACTGAAGAGATTTGTTTAGGTTCATGATCTGTGGTCCTGGTACTAAAACCTAGATTCCTGCAGTCAAAATGCAGTTGTAGCACCCGAGTACCCCTAAAGGTTTCTGGGTTCTCAGTCATGTTCCTGTGGTCATAAAGGGTTGTGACATCCTTGCAGTAGAATTTAAATAGTATTCTATAATATGTCTCAAAAAAAGGTGCTGCTCTTGTTCTATAAATGTCTCTGTCGAAGCACAGattcatgttttcttgtgtttttctgctttagCAAGTTAACCACAACAAAGGagttcagttttagtttcaggTTTCTTGCTCACCTACCTGTACCCTCTTTCACCCCTGATCTTTTTGATTCTCTGTATTCATTGCTCTCTTGATATGACGTAGGTCTACTGTTCTGACCACATATAGTATATTAGACTCCTATCACAGGTCTTGTTAGCAGAAATGTGTCCGACTGCAGTGCCTTACACAACTCctttttaaagaacaaaatTACACAGAATGATATTACATAATTACCATAAAGAACcaaattattttctctgcagccaACCTTCCCTCGTGatcttttttgctttcttttctaaatgctgtttattttttttgtttttttttgtttttacaagatTCTAGCGGTCAGTTAaattttgttttactgtcaaTACATTAAATTTCTTTCCCTAATTAAAAGACCATCAGACTTGCCGTCAAACCTAGTCAGGAGAAGGGTTGTGAAAGCACATCGAGTAACGCACGTTGACCCTTTCAGATAGAATGCCAGTGCGGGTTTAACACACTTCTCTGCGTCAGTATGCTCTGGGTATTAAACTAGCTGCGTAGTCGGTTACATAAATGCAGGTTTACCTCGGTTGACTGTGTTGGTCTGTAATTGGTAACAGTTTGCTATAGTGATTATTGTGGCTTGTGTTTACACTTACATGTAAAAGCTAAGCAGTGCAGCAATTGTGTTCAGTCAAGAGCAAGTGAAGAGCCAGGAGCTGGGTCACAACCTTTAACGCCATTAGTCTTTGCTTCAGTTTGAACAGTGTGTTCCATTGATGAGATTGTGCACTAATTGTGTTATTAGAAATGATGTGAAGTGATTGTTACATATTTAGGCAGCATTATGTGaccattgtttgtgttttccaggccCAGACAGAGATCCAGGCCATGATGGAGGAGAACACATACCCTTTGTTCCTTAAGTCAGACCTGTACCTGGAGTACACAcggacaggaggagagagccCCAAACCTAACCCCAGTGATCAGAGTCCTTCATCGGGGCCAGCCAAGCCTGTGCCTGGGTACTTACCCACACTCGCTGAGGATGAGGAGTGGAGGTGAGACGGGCTTGAGACTTTGCATCACACCACTAACGTCATTGATCGCACTTTTCTGACTTGCTCAGggcaaacactgacaaaaacattcTCATAACTagtgaaataattaaattaatgccTGTGATGATCTTAGgtgtgggggaggaggagtgagggaggtggaggaagaaaaagatgtgGAGGAGTGTGGAGACACACCAGCTGGTAGGCTGACTCACAGCCTGCTGATGCAGACAGCACCGCAGAGAGCCACGtccagcaggaggaggcaggacaGCAGGgagtacaggtgtgtgtgtgtgtgtgtgtgtgtgtgtgggagtgagtGTCAAGGTTCTTGCACTCATAAAAATGACTGTGATGTTATTTCCTGtaacactgaacattttttcattactattGGAACATTTCAGCGGTCGTTTAGCCAATATTGGTAATGATACCAATATTTGTCCTTTCAACACAATACCATGTGTAGTGTATACCCGAGACCTTTACCTGTTTAATTGTAATAGTTCATATTGGTGCCAATTGTCTTAGGTTTTAAAAACTCTTCTTTTTAAACACACTTCCAAATCTGCTCATATCCattgctttttcatttgtttggctTTTCCTTTACGTCATATatcaaacagaacaaaaatatgTGAGTACATTTCATCATAGGAAAAGTCTGTTGATTCCTCGCTTTAACCCTTTTTCTTGTTGCACCTATTTTGAAGCTAGATTGTTGTTTTCTTAATAAAATAGAATTTCAATGAGAAATTTATTATTGGAATATTTATTACAAATAATTATATTGGCTTAATTAAGTCTTGAAACATGTCCTGGTCATAGAAATGGTGTTTACTGTCATGGAAAAACCTCCTGAAAATTCATGTGTCAAAAATTCATGAATGCGAGCTCACCTCATTAAAATCTTCTCCACACAACCCCAGACCATGGAGGGAGCCGGTCAACCCATACTACGCGAACATGGGATATGCTCGCGCTCCAGCCACCAGTGCCAATGACAGTGAGCAGCAGAGCATGTCGAGTGATGCAGACACACTGTCGCTGACCGACAGCAGTGTGTAAGTACACACAGATCTACCCACATTCATTGCACATATTCATTACTTGATTCACTCCTTTTACAATTCAGTTACTGGATGTTAATGTGCTTAATAACCATAGTGCGCCTCAGTAGTAATTAATGAGCTGTCAAGATCTGTGTTTGATggttgtttatctgtgtgtgcagagatgGTATTCCTCCATACAGATATCGGAAGCAGCATCGTAAAGAGATGCATGAAAGTGCCAAAGCCAATGGACGTGTGCCCCTACCTCATATACCTGTGAGTTAAACAGACactgttcattttaataaatggCTGCAAGAGGGTTACCTTGTCACACAGTTGTTATTTTGATATTAACATAACGagataaacaaacatttctgagctttcacagtattttttctttattggaaTGAGTACATCTATGTTTATGTCTGAAATGTTTTAGCAACATGTTGATTTTCAAATTTGGCTCATAAATTTGAGCAGCAGATGTGTGCAGGAATCTATGGCTTCTAATTTTTGTTGATGTGTCTATATGCAGCGCACGTACCGCATGCCAAAGGACATCCACGTAGAGCCTGAGAGGTTTGCAGCAGAGCTCATCAGCAGGCTGGAGACGgttctcagagagagagaggctcaggAAAGACTCGAAGAGAGGCTGAAGAGAGTACGACTGGTGAGTGTAAAACTGTGTATGTGCTTCTCATGATGTGGTGGGATTTTGATACTGAGAGTGAAGCTGGAATTCATTGCAGTTGTTCACAcagttgttgatgttgttgttgcctCGGAAATACTTGGTGAATTATGAGTGAAAGTCACATTGAGAACTTGGACAGTTTATCTCCTTAGTAATGAGGAACTGTGCGTTATGGTTGGCAAATCGGCTCGCAGTGAGTTCAGCAGCCGTGCAGGAGAGACACTCAATGCTGCACTAGGATTTTATAACCGAACTGTGGCTAGGATGTACACTTTATATTGCTCTGCCTGTggaaatctgatgttttcacatcacagttgaaaatcaaaaacaggtGTATTGCAAAAGCAGAAACTGTGATATAAATATCCTCCAAAAGTCTAATATTCAACGAAAACTAGCAACTTCAGATCCAGGTACAGCCCTAATTGTAAAAGataattaaattatgttttactttattactGTTGGTTTACCAGAATGATCTTAATCAtgtacatcatttaaaaaaatgtcttctgtACTCTTGCTGTTCTGCTAGTAGATATTTTCTGGCTGAACACACTCAGAAGCTGTGAACACTAAAACTAAATGGGGTGATGGATCGGCCAGTGGGACTTTGTTAAATTTGTACTTAATGTTCCAAATGTTATATCCACATAGTAAGTTGCGTATGCAGCCTAATAATaatttctgtcaaaataatatgtgctgcagtgtttgttgttttttcatttattttcttttttaataacatAAAGTTAGAATTACAGACAGAATGTGCAGCCAGATTTAAGCATAGGCTGTTAAACTGTCACAAGGATGTTTAATGATGTCTCCTTATTTTTGataagaaaatgtcaaatatattgCATTATTTGTCTGAAATTTACCAGCGCATGCATGTTTGGAAAGGGGATTTTTCTCAGTCCTCATCTTTGTGTGTTCATTCTGCTTCAAATAATGTTCATGtccatttagaaataaaatatttgtctgTTATTCCcaacaggaagaagagggggaCGATGCTgacatctccatgacaacctcCATGTCTTCTCATAGCATAccactccccctcccctcaTCGTTTCCACCTCTCTATGGCGCCCGTTATTCAGAGACCACTGCTAACACGGCAACAGTGACCACTTATGGCGGCCTGGTTGCCATGGAGGATTCCCACGACGATGACCCAGAATCTATCTTGGATGAACATGTATCGCGTGTGATGAAAACGCCGGGCTGCCAGTCGCCAGGGGCCACCAACAGCACcttaggaggaggaggagggggtcgACACACTCCTCCCAAATCGTCACGCTCACCTGACGGGGGGATCGGACCGCCCCATTACCCGCCACACCGAGGGGGAGGTCACAGTCTGCCTGCTGCTGGGGTCAAAGGTAAGAGGCTgtggaggggaaggagagagaataaACCCCCAAACACTCTGGCAGTGTACGATGACCTTTGTTATATTCTGTGTAAAGTAACCTGACGTATCAGTGGTGTCTATATTAATGTTCTTCACCGACTTTTCCACCTTGACTCCCTCTTGTCTGGTAATAGCACATGATATTCTTTGATTGTGGACTGTGTATGTGGGATGGACTCATAATAAAGTCCAGTGCCTCTGTTGTTTGTAATGATGAAACATGTTGCACAGTGCAATAGTGTGGctctttaatgtgtttttaatagtttttgagCAACAGTGGAAATCTTTGACACAGGGAAAAGATGCATCAGGCTTTGGACACGCGctcatttaattgtttttgacttttaatgtaGTGTTGACTATGAGAAAAGTAGAAATGGCTTTATAAAGATAGTATTAAAAATTTTTCATGGTGAGCTGCTGTCGGAGAGATTGGCTTCTCAGGTGTGGAAATAACGTGTGCAGCGTGTGCTGTGGGCgtcaaatgaagctgcagcagcagtgtgtgttgtacttGAGTCTAGGATCTATTGAAGAGAGTCTAATAGCTCACTAATGGATCTCACCCTGATGTCTGTGTCAGGTATCCATCACCACAAGCAGCTGTACCACCACAGAGGACGAGAGGGACAGGAGGAGGCGGGCTCTAGGTCTCAGCCCAACTTCCTGTGGAACGGAGACCCGGCCGGCCAGTACGCAGGGAGAAGTCGTAACTATGCTGATGGGGCTGGAGCCAGCACGATTGAGGGGATGGGTTACAGGTAAGCTGGTGTGGTTATATGTGCCGATCTTTATTAGGTCTTCAGCAAACTGTATGTGCTGTCTTTTACTCAGATGACCTAAGTTTGTTCGTGTTACCTGTTCGTTCTGCAGTAGCAAAGGCAGCACGCTATCACGCCGAGGTTGCAAGAAGACTGCGGAGACATCAGGCAAAGGTGAGGAGAGTGGGCGTGGTCTGGAGACCCAGGTGCCAATGGAGGATCTGGAGAGAAACCAGAAGATCCTGCAGTGGATGATGGAAGGAGATAGACAAAGGAAAAGCTCCCATGGGTGAGTAATataaagatttaattttttatgataaattatatttagaatCTAAGTtaatatttggtatattttctTAATAATGTTACTTTATTTATGGTGTGATCATTTTACCAGTTAAAAATGATCTGTATAATATCCGTCCACATACGATTTACAAATGAAGATCAATTAAACCTTTTGATAATTTTGGCCTCTTACAGGCATGTAAACACAAGACTGGAATATTATTATGCCATTTCATTTGTagtggtgtttgtgtctacCTGATACAATATATTGTAAATACAAtacaagtccaatattcactctccttttatcTCTGTAGGAGTCTCTCAACTCCTGCaggaaatatctggttctttatCTGCTAAATTTTCAGCTCGCTAGTCGCTGCCttgtagagtttttttttttcctgaaaaaaaTGGGGGAAATGAGAGCACTTCGAGTGAAAACTGAAAGAGTAAAGAGCTTAAAAGAAGCTATGTAGCTCTGTGGAGTTGAAGTGAACTGCAGAGTCGCAAATTGTGCATATCTTTTTCAAGTTAGGATTGCTATAAGAAGCCATCGCTAGTCTCTCCACCAAATGTCACAAAAGAATGCATGCACGCTCATATCACACCTCCATGTGTTCCtgccaaaaaatacatttttagctCTGTCTTATCATGCGGATAATATTTGTGCACAGTGCCTTGTCCAACTGTTATCAGTTGCTTTTCCTCAAGAAGGCAGGATTGAGTGGAATCATATTAATGTAGCTGTGTAAAAAAATTACTCTAAATGCTTTGGTTCTTTAGTTATTTTAggagctgtaaatcagcatgaGTCTCAGTGAGTACAATACATTAGTCTGTATATTTTTAGTCAAATCCCCTGAcattcatcctctctctccctccctgttgtTTTTCCAGCGGCAGCACCAGTAGCTCCAGGAGGACGGGAACCAGCAGCGAGTCACCGCGTCCAACTTCAGTGGAGCGGCCTGGAGCTGTGCATCCTTGGGTCTCTGCCCAGCTGCGTAACAACCCCTCTTCGGTGTCCGCCGCCATCCCCGGCTCATCGTCCGCCCAGGTCCAACCCTCGCACCCTTTCATCCAGGACCCAGCTATGCCCCCCAACCCGGCTCCCAACCCCCTCACCCAGCTGGAGGAGGCTaggaggaggctggaggaggagaggaggaggaatgcaCTACAGCAGGCCAAGCAGAGGTGAGATGTCAGGTCAATTTTATGTATGTAgcataaaattattattttccgCAGTGGCCTGTGCTTGTGGCTATTTTGTGGATGTGTTCTTATTTGAGTGTTTTGACATGGATTTGTTCTCTTTAAGGCATAAGTCTGGAAAGCGCCAAGTGTGTGAGAACATGACGGTCGCTTACTACTTTTGTGGAGAGCCAATCCCATACAGAACATCAGTCAAAGGCCGTGTGGTGACTTTGGGCCAGTTCAAGGAGCTGCTTACCAAAAAGGGCCACTACAGGTGAGAACATCTGATGCTGATCTGATATATTTGAAGATTATTAGAATTATTATATTACAGAAATGTCAACAGAAAAAGCTGCCGTTAACTTCTGTGCGGCTCCACTCTTCACCTGCAAGCAACTAACTACATTTAAGTGTCATAATTTAATTTCTAAGTGCATTGACagtaaaacaagtaaaaatatgATTGTATTTACTCAGAGTAAATCTTAATTAAACATAGTATATAagggctgaacgatatgcaaaaagTTGGAGTGGTCATTTtggatttcattttcattgagaaaaaaaaattttttttttttttttttttttccccttacatctggagaatatgatttatagGCAGGGGCATCTCATAGTACGACATTGCTTTTTGCAATTTTTCAAAAAAGTTGcagccatattgtgatttccaTAAcatattgattaattgttcagccctataATATATGGAGAATATAAGTAAACATGGCAAAATATCAGCATATCAGTAATAATATTTAACTGCAGAAATAGAATTTGCCACCTGCAGTACAATTTAGAGGAACCTATTATTTGATTGTTTGGATCACTGTTTGGCACTTACACAACTGTAGTTGAGAACTAATGACTGTCTTTTGTTTGCAGGTTCTACTTCAAGAAGGTGAGCGATGAGTTTGACTGTGGTGTGGTGTTTGAGGAAGTTCGCGACGATGACGCCATCTTGCCTATCTTCGAGGAGAAGATCATCGGGAAGGTGGAGAAGGTTGACTGAAATTTGGGAACAGGAAGACGAAACAGATTTGCAAACAAAAGAGTTACATCATTTGGAAAAGAGGAGATTGGAAGAGAACATTGGGGTTGGATGGAAATTCAGctaaggaaatgaaagaaagaaagtagaaAGATGGAAGGAGCGACGTGTGACAGAGGGGAGATTGCGCTGCATGGTAGAAGCTCAAGTATTAAGGAGGTGGTTATTTTTTATGGAATATCTGGATATCTGCATCAGCGCCTGGATCAAACCCACATCAAGCGAAGAAGCTTGGCCAGATGAAACAGGAGCGGAGGAAAGGAACATAAATTATTTCACCTGTCTTGTCTCCACTGTGGATATTCAAGGAGGGCTGTTAAAATCTGATGTCTGACCAGTCTTCCACTTCCACTGCGATGGATGGAAAAGGGTGAGGGGACTGCTGGTAGGAGAGAGGATAAAGTAGTCTTCCACTTCTGCTTTGGAGGCGTCTGTCCTCCGCAGACCATTACGATGCTGCTACATTACCACGGAAACTCTTCAATCGGTGCTCGGGACAGTAAAGAACGCAGTTTTGTTCCATTCGGGAGTCTCGCTGCCTTTTGCTGTCTCTGTTCCTCATCAGCTGGTGACAaggggagaggacagaggattTTTGGGGAGTGGAACTTTTTCGCCTGCTTCTCCTCTCACTGACTTCATAGCCTCAATACAGAGAAACTTTCTCACCCTTGATTCCTAGATGTCATGTAGTGATCTCTCACATCAACATGTTCAGACAACAGTTCTCTACATAACTTGTTTACCAAAGCTACATATTTTTGATAAGACAAGTATCCTAGctacttgttttcattttatttgaattgtgtATGTACAAGGCAGGTACTATTACTTACTAATGCAGCCTAATTTCGTCATATCTCAACTTAATTTTGTATTATTGTGTATGTTTTGAAGCTAGCTCATTAGTCATGTCAGGGCAGCcgttctctttgtttctttcctctgaACCACATCCATGCACCTCAGTTCTGTACTGTTTACCTTTTGAGTGTGCAGTTCTGTTCTCCTGCGCGATAGATTTTGAACATAGGataacttcttctttttttttttttttccatcctcaAAAATCCTCATGAAACAGGGGAGTGCACACTAAAGGTGCGCCGTCTTTGACCACAGTATCTGTTGTTTTCAAACAGGTCACACTGTCCTGTCATGTATCTTCTAACTTTAATGCTATATCGAGAGCCTGTGTACATAACTCCGAGCTCAGTCTAGGTGCCTGCCTGCCTGGCCAGTGCCATTACTATCTAGAATGCTTATTCTGAAGCGCGTTGGTGAGTGTGAAAGCCCATGTCGGTCTTTGTATGTCTGAACTCAGCCAAAGAGCATATCGTACGTCCCGTATGCCtacatgcatgtgtctgtgcagtCCAAGTCTACTAGTATCAAATGTGCTTTTTTCATCATGAGCAGAAGGgaatctcctcttcctcttgcagATTCCCACACCTCAAACATCGTAGCTTAACTTTGAGTTTAAAATCTGGAGcttattttaaaggaatagtttgaccATTTGAGAAATGCGCTTATTTGTTTCCTTGCTGAGAGTTGGGTGAGAAAATAGATACTTCTTTCATGTCTGTACGGCAGATATGAAGCCTACAGCAAGCAGTTGGTTTGTTTAACGTTTGTACGGGTTAAAcaaactagggctgcaactactgattatttttatcatttatttaatctgcCTATTATTTTCTTAACTAatcagtctataaaatgttacCCCAGCACACTCTCCTAAAGTTTGAGACCATATCTATAAATTGCTGaccaacattttaaaaatgaaaaatatttggttTTTTATCACTTAAGAGAAAagaagcagcaaattctcacaattaattaataatctgATACTAGAGAGTGTTGGGTATTGATTGATTCAGGTCTAAAACTAACTAGATGATACATTTTAATTGAGTTTTAAAAGTGCAGGTAGGTGTTACCTTTGAATAGAGCTGGGTTTCCCTCTGTTtgtagtctttatgctaaactaagctaagctaactggctgttgGCTGCAGTTTCTTATCTAATGTACACACATGGGATTGGTATTggatcttctcatttaactctccataaagaaagcaaaaaagatAATTTCCAAAGATGTCGAACTCTTCTATCATGCTTTTAACATCACTGGAGTACAGCAATGAGGCCTCAGTGCCAGAGTATCATAAAATCATGAATATGAAACACAGTGTACACTGCACTGATGACACACCAGCTATGTAAGCTGAATGTAATCTGACTTTTTAAATCTTCTACCCGCTATATCCTCAAAGGAAACCCCTTCATTTGTCATGTCATTATGCCAGAGTCTACCTTCAGTGCTGATCTCCAACACTtggtctgactgtgtgttttgtgttttctatgCTGGTAGTTAACTGAATGTGTTCATCAAACAAAGGCGTCCGAGAGAAGGTCTTGCAGGAATGTTGAGTACAATTTGTCCTGGGTTTCCGCCCAGTAAGGGAAACATAGGATCATAAAACATTTGTCCTTACTTCAACACATTTTGCCTTCaatataaaattttaaatttagatatgtatttgtttataaa contains:
- the LOC130165983 gene encoding axin-1-like isoform X1, producing MSVVRELHGIGYRGGGGVVASLSGPTHFTEDAPRPPVPGEEGSDVDPPVQSTNTRPNTLSQTLGYPLSSSLSKMGDPSSYTPSSSSATPRRPDLDLGYEPEGSASPTPPYLKWAESLHSLLDDQEGIQLFRNFLCQEGCADLLDFWFACSGFRKTSQEKRAKLAKAIYRKYIVDGSGIVSRQIKAATKSFIRDCVGRPHPDPAMFEQAQTEIQAMMEENTYPLFLKSDLYLEYTRTGGESPKPNPSDQSPSSGPAKPVPGYLPTLAEDEEWRCGGGGVREVEEEKDVEECGDTPAGRLTHSLLMQTAPQRATSSRRRQDSREYRPWREPVNPYYANMGYARAPATSANDSEQQSMSSDADTLSLTDSSVDGIPPYRYRKQHRKEMHESAKANGRVPLPHIPRTYRMPKDIHVEPERFAAELISRLETVLREREAQERLEERLKRVRLEEEGDDADISMTTSMSSHSIPLPLPSSFPPLYGARYSETTANTATVTTYGGLVAMEDSHDDDPESILDEHVSRVMKTPGCQSPGATNSTLGGGGGGRHTPPKSSRSPDGGIGPPHYPPHRGGGHSLPAAGVKGIHHHKQLYHHRGREGQEEAGSRSQPNFLWNGDPAGQYAGRSRNYADGAGASTIEGMGYSSKGSTLSRRGCKKTAETSGKGEESGRGLETQVPMEDLERNQKILQWMMEGDRQRKSSHGGSTSSSRRTGTSSESPRPTSVERPGAVHPWVSAQLRNNPSSVSAAIPGSSSAQVQPSHPFIQDPAMPPNPAPNPLTQLEEARRRLEEERRRNALQQAKQRHKSGKRQVCENMTVAYYFCGEPIPYRTSVKGRVVTLGQFKELLTKKGHYRFYFKKVSDEFDCGVVFEEVRDDDAILPIFEEKIIGKVEKVD
- the LOC130165983 gene encoding axin-1-like isoform X2, producing MSVVRELHGIGYRGGGGVVASLSGPTHFTEDAPRPPVPGEEGSDVDPPVQSTNTRPNTLSQTLGYPLSSSLSKMGDPSSYTPSSSSATPRRPDLDLGYEPEGSASPTPPYLKWAESLHSLLDDQEGIQLFRNFLCQEGCADLLDFWFACSGFRKTSQEKRAKLAKAIYRKYIVDGSGIVSRQIKAATKSFIRDCVGRPHPDPAMFEQAQTEIQAMMEENTYPLFLKSDLYLEYTRTGGESPKPNPSDQSPSSGPAKPVPGYLPTLAEDEEWRCGGGGVREVEEEKDVEECGDTPAGRLTHSLLMQTAPQRATSSRRRQDSREYRPWREPVNPYYANMGYARAPATSANDSEQQSMSSDADTLSLTDSSVDGIPPYRYRKQHRKEMHESAKANGRVPLPHIPRTYRMPKDIHVEPERFAAELISRLETVLREREAQERLEERLKRVRLEEEGDDADISMTTSMSSHSIPLPLPSSFPPLYGARYSETTANTATVTTYGGLVAMEDSHDDDPESILDEHVSRVMKTPGCQSPGATNSTLGGGGGGRHTPPKSSRSPDGGIGPPHYPPHRGGGHSLPAAGVKGIHHHKQLYHHRGREGQEEAGSRSQPNFLWNGDPAGQYAGRSRNYADGAGASTIEGMGYSKGSTLSRRGCKKTAETSGKGEESGRGLETQVPMEDLERNQKILQWMMEGDRQRKSSHGGSTSSSRRTGTSSESPRPTSVERPGAVHPWVSAQLRNNPSSVSAAIPGSSSAQVQPSHPFIQDPAMPPNPAPNPLTQLEEARRRLEEERRRNALQQAKQRHKSGKRQVCENMTVAYYFCGEPIPYRTSVKGRVVTLGQFKELLTKKGHYRFYFKKVSDEFDCGVVFEEVRDDDAILPIFEEKIIGKVEKVD